In Chryseobacterium lactis, a single genomic region encodes these proteins:
- the tssD gene encoding type VI secretion system tube protein TssD produces MAEKNSRAILKFNGGEGQKLLKLNYHVSRSIDVSGRVASDPSNALIKLTVEATEKSDILESLLNGKYKPTNGEITFNKSHEEGTLITLNWENGYVIQHEVEFEAIDSNNMLISFVVSAEKIDYGNSAYDGIWPAAN; encoded by the coding sequence ATGGCTGAAAAAAACTCGAGAGCAATCTTAAAATTCAATGGAGGAGAAGGACAAAAGTTATTAAAACTCAACTATCATGTATCCAGATCTATAGATGTATCTGGACGTGTAGCATCAGATCCTTCCAACGCACTGATCAAACTGACAGTAGAAGCTACTGAAAAGTCTGATATTCTTGAAAGCCTGTTGAACGGAAAATATAAACCGACAAACGGAGAGATTACATTCAACAAATCCCATGAAGAAGGAACTTTGATTACTTTAAACTGGGAAAACGGATATGTAATTCAGCATGAAGTTGAATTTGAAGCCATAGACAGCAACAATATGCTCATCAGCTTTGTTGTCAGCGCTGAGAAGATCGACTATGGAAATTCCGCCTACGATGGAATATGGCCGGCAGCTAACTAA
- a CDS encoding type VI secretion system Vgr family protein encodes MFQDDQSPKIPVSKTEIPAATKMQETIKGEAINKATREIQEKSSGTVKKTTEKMAQAQAYTGMVQSTSQMFMNQVKQPNPPTLVEDKVWSKQPTSGIYNASTIPGNQMLGINRVVKLEVVIDGKVIKHFKHFKLKQSAVKHHEFDLMLAHDTLGSSENHNLEEAQNFLGKRITVIFRYKDVEDGPERNFVGVITEVGFSQEKGSLGNIVLTGSSPTVLLDAAPHIQSFGGGQEISLNSIADQVIKEGLGQSSFDFRVDAGHGNISYSSQYEETHYNYLARIAEAYGEQFYYDGEVLHFGKLPPQEKPVKLTYGSSVSDVKIRMKAQHVNPTFYGYNSSKNEKLTTGNSKINHTSDIAKRAYEISEKTFTTPSLRVAPIKAVSFMDVENSQKGTAGSKASQVFVISGTTTVPFLYPGCIADIEMRKAESNETTYFTKLMITDMYHEVDARGYYSGTFDAIASDTGFIPRPEFQTPKADAQFAKVISNTDPLNQGRVKVQFDWQNGSTTTEYIRVMTPDGGGSEKVSKNRGFMAIPEVGDQVVVNFAHQHPDRPFVMGGMFHGGVGGGGGSGNNIKSLSSKSGHTVSLDDGGGITVKDKDQNSVFLDGAGNINIESKITITLTCGQSSVFMDKDGNIQIKGKEILVQGENIGVGGTTSVGIGVGPEDGDPTSGIGIKSETLDVGTKTLSMGAETEANLSGKKINIGGGSETNIVSGTVKLN; translated from the coding sequence ATGTTTCAGGATGATCAATCCCCGAAAATCCCTGTTTCCAAAACTGAAATTCCAGCTGCAACTAAAATGCAGGAAACCATAAAGGGTGAAGCTATCAATAAGGCTACCCGTGAAATACAGGAGAAATCCAGTGGAACAGTAAAAAAAACTACCGAGAAAATGGCTCAGGCTCAGGCCTACACCGGCATGGTGCAAAGTACCTCTCAGATGTTTATGAATCAGGTTAAGCAGCCGAATCCACCCACTTTGGTAGAAGATAAAGTATGGTCTAAACAGCCTACATCAGGAATATACAATGCGAGTACAATTCCCGGAAACCAGATGTTGGGAATCAATCGTGTCGTAAAGCTTGAAGTTGTAATTGACGGAAAAGTTATCAAACATTTTAAACATTTTAAATTAAAACAGAGCGCTGTCAAACATCATGAATTTGATCTGATGTTGGCTCATGATACCTTAGGAAGTTCTGAAAACCATAATCTGGAAGAAGCTCAGAATTTTCTTGGAAAACGAATCACCGTCATATTCAGGTACAAAGATGTTGAAGACGGACCTGAAAGAAACTTCGTAGGAGTCATTACTGAAGTAGGTTTCAGCCAGGAAAAAGGAAGTCTTGGAAATATTGTGCTTACGGGATCAAGTCCTACAGTTCTTCTGGATGCGGCACCTCACATTCAAAGTTTTGGCGGTGGGCAGGAAATAAGTCTGAACAGTATTGCCGATCAGGTGATTAAAGAAGGATTAGGACAAAGTTCATTTGATTTCAGAGTAGATGCAGGGCATGGAAATATCTCTTACAGTTCTCAGTACGAAGAAACGCATTACAATTATCTGGCTAGAATTGCCGAAGCATATGGCGAGCAGTTCTACTATGACGGTGAGGTTCTTCACTTCGGAAAACTTCCGCCGCAGGAAAAACCTGTGAAGTTAACGTACGGCAGCAGTGTAAGTGACGTGAAAATAAGAATGAAGGCTCAACATGTTAATCCAACATTTTATGGCTACAACAGCAGTAAAAATGAAAAATTAACAACAGGAAATTCAAAGATCAATCATACTTCGGATATTGCCAAACGAGCTTATGAAATTTCAGAGAAAACCTTTACCACACCTTCTTTAAGAGTTGCTCCCATAAAAGCAGTTTCTTTCATGGATGTCGAAAATTCTCAGAAAGGTACAGCTGGAAGTAAAGCTTCACAAGTATTTGTAATTTCCGGAACAACAACAGTTCCGTTTCTTTATCCCGGCTGTATCGCTGATATTGAAATGCGAAAAGCGGAAAGCAATGAAACGACCTATTTCACCAAGCTAATGATCACAGATATGTATCATGAAGTGGATGCCCGGGGATATTATTCAGGGACATTTGATGCCATTGCTTCCGATACGGGATTTATTCCACGTCCGGAATTTCAGACTCCGAAAGCAGATGCTCAGTTTGCTAAAGTTATTTCCAATACAGATCCGTTAAATCAGGGAAGAGTGAAAGTACAGTTTGACTGGCAAAATGGTTCTACCACCACAGAATATATCCGCGTGATGACTCCGGACGGAGGAGGAAGTGAAAAAGTAAGTAAAAACCGTGGGTTTATGGCGATTCCGGAAGTTGGAGATCAGGTAGTTGTGAATTTTGCCCATCAGCATCCGGACCGGCCTTTTGTAATGGGAGGAATGTTCCATGGCGGAGTAGGCGGAGGCGGAGGCTCAGGAAATAATATTAAAAGCTTAAGCAGTAAAAGCGGTCACACGGTAAGTCTTGACGACGGAGGTGGAATTACGGTGAAAGATAAAGATCAAAACTCTGTTTTCCTTGATGGCGCAGGAAATATAAATATAGAAAGTAAAATTACCATCACTCTGACCTGTGGACAAAGTTCTGTTTTCATGGATAAAGATGGAAATATTCAGATTAAAGGAAAAGAAATATTAGTACAGGGCGAAAATATTGGTGTTGGAGGAACTACAAGTGTTGGAATTGGCGTAGGGCCGGAAGACGGAGATCCTACTTCAGGAATCGGAATTAAATCTGAAACACTGGATGTTGGAACAAAGACACTTTCAATGGGCGCCGAAACCGAAGCGAACCTGAGTGGTAAAAAGATCAATATAGGAGGTGGAAGCGAGACCAATATCGTAAGTGGAACTGTAAAACTGAATTAA
- a CDS encoding tetratricopeptide repeat protein: protein MNPVDLELVKLKRQWKKVVSKNEEKPMLICTGEQHETDLFDGFLKSRLSEDEGGEDVFLLHYQEFNGMSSFGQTLWDEWKEFYEMLEKSEDNIPEWKLKTPDQTFKTDAYKAFYPLLELKKKFPNIRDAKIYLYISPVRISDIEELSLWVKEWCHLSTMSENKDIKLVWAEHHTHKTLPQNSWAHTFRVEVDIHQLMQNTAAHTNRKKNSADTDFQQQILTASNHLSKGRFKEAENALRTAVKLAKEQKNKQAEISAYFMLTQAYNADKKKDKAEDTYRIIFEEVEPDSPLEVQMYMNYGSSLLGNSKKAKAEKAFEKAAQVAEKIGEYAMAIECYRIIGTLNDTILTKDKMIRYFEKCLEIARLMEPAAKEQSSLRFVASMLFLTYEGDNEKKTGLDKEMKNYFGDDWKVSVERPKAG, encoded by the coding sequence ATGAACCCGGTAGATTTGGAGTTAGTAAAGTTAAAAAGACAATGGAAAAAAGTTGTTTCAAAGAATGAAGAAAAGCCGATGCTGATCTGCACAGGAGAACAACACGAAACCGATCTCTTTGATGGATTTTTAAAATCAAGATTATCTGAAGATGAAGGAGGTGAAGATGTTTTTCTGCTTCATTATCAGGAATTCAATGGCATGAGTTCTTTCGGTCAGACTTTATGGGACGAATGGAAAGAGTTTTATGAGATGCTTGAAAAAAGCGAAGATAATATTCCTGAATGGAAGCTGAAAACTCCGGATCAGACTTTTAAAACAGATGCGTACAAGGCCTTTTATCCTTTGCTGGAATTAAAGAAAAAGTTTCCCAACATCAGGGATGCTAAAATCTATCTTTACATTTCCCCGGTGAGAATCAGTGATATTGAAGAGCTTTCTTTATGGGTAAAAGAATGGTGTCACCTCAGCACAATGTCAGAAAATAAAGATATTAAACTGGTGTGGGCGGAACATCACACCCATAAAACACTACCTCAAAACTCATGGGCACATACTTTCAGGGTTGAAGTGGATATTCACCAGCTGATGCAGAATACGGCAGCTCATACCAATAGAAAGAAAAACAGTGCAGATACAGATTTTCAGCAGCAGATTCTTACTGCCAGCAACCATTTAAGCAAAGGAAGGTTTAAGGAAGCAGAAAATGCTTTGAGAACTGCTGTAAAATTAGCCAAAGAACAAAAAAATAAGCAAGCCGAGATCTCTGCCTATTTTATGCTTACACAAGCTTATAACGCAGATAAGAAAAAAGATAAAGCAGAAGATACTTACAGAATCATATTTGAAGAAGTAGAGCCCGATTCGCCTTTGGAAGTTCAGATGTACATGAATTACGGAAGTTCTTTACTAGGGAATTCAAAAAAGGCTAAGGCAGAAAAAGCTTTTGAAAAAGCTGCACAAGTAGCAGAAAAAATAGGCGAATATGCCATGGCAATTGAATGTTACAGAATCATCGGAACCCTGAATGATACGATTCTGACAAAAGATAAAATGATAAGGTATTTTGAAAAGTGTCTGGAAATAGCAAGGTTGATGGAACCTGCAGCAAAAGAGCAGAGCAGCTTACGATTTGTAGCTTCAATGCTGTTTCTTACCTATGAAGGAGACAACGAAAAGAAAACCGGACTGGATAAGGAAATGAAAAATTATTTTGGTGATGACTGGAAGGTGAGCGTAGAAAGACCAAAAGCAGGTTAA